Proteins encoded together in one Cellulomonas gilvus ATCC 13127 window:
- a CDS encoding heavy metal translocating P-type ATPase, with amino-acid sequence MSADEHSGHTKHHHAGHAGTVAAAGSHGGGHDGGTHGGDHHGGAGHGAEQAHAQHGNAGHGHHVAQFRDRFWVSLVLAGPVVVFSHMFAELLGYTPPTFGGSEWISPVLGTVVFFYGGWPFLTGAVVEARSRRPGMMLLIASAITVAFIASWATTLGAAMELDFWWELALLVVIMLLGHWLEMRALGAASGALDALAALLPDRAEKVTSSGTLEVAVAELATDDVVLVRPGGRVPVDGQIVDGEAHLDESMITGESRAVRRAAGDAVVGGTVSTDSTLRVRVTAVGQDTALAGIQRLVADAQASSSRAQALADRAAAFLFYFALAAGVLTFAAWLVFGDTADAVTRTVTVLVIACPHALGLAIPLVISISTERAARAGVLVKNRLALERMRTVDTVLFDKTGTLTQGAHAVTGAVATSGVDQTGMLALAAAAEADSEHPVARAIVRVAGRTPASARDFRALPGRGVQASVDGHEIVVGGPALLAERQWIAPADVQAATRPWVDRGASVLHIVRDGQVIGAVAVEDAIRPESRETVAALHARGVWVAMITGDAQQVADAVAAELGIDEVFAQVLPTDKDAKVSELQGRGHKVAMVGDGVNDAPALARADVGIAIGAGTDVAVESAGVVLASDDPRGVVSVIVLSQASYRKMWQNLVWATGYNLIAVPLAAGVLAFAGFVLSPAVGAILMSASTMVVAANAQLLRRLDLDPARVTQP; translated from the coding sequence ATGAGCGCGGACGAGCACAGCGGCCACACCAAGCACCACCATGCCGGGCACGCGGGCACGGTGGCCGCTGCGGGTTCCCACGGCGGGGGCCACGACGGCGGCACCCACGGCGGGGACCACCACGGCGGCGCAGGGCACGGGGCCGAGCAGGCGCACGCCCAGCACGGCAACGCCGGGCACGGACACCACGTGGCGCAGTTCCGGGACCGGTTCTGGGTCAGCCTGGTGCTGGCGGGGCCGGTGGTGGTGTTCAGCCACATGTTCGCCGAGCTGCTCGGGTACACCCCGCCCACGTTCGGCGGGTCGGAGTGGATCTCCCCGGTGCTGGGCACGGTCGTGTTCTTCTACGGCGGTTGGCCGTTCCTGACCGGCGCGGTGGTGGAGGCGCGCAGCCGCCGGCCCGGGATGATGCTGCTGATCGCGTCGGCGATCACGGTTGCGTTCATCGCGTCGTGGGCCACCACCCTGGGTGCGGCGATGGAGCTGGACTTCTGGTGGGAGCTGGCGCTGCTGGTCGTCATCATGCTGCTGGGGCACTGGCTGGAGATGCGCGCCCTGGGCGCCGCGTCGGGTGCGCTGGACGCCCTGGCGGCGTTGCTACCCGACCGGGCCGAGAAAGTCACGTCCTCCGGGACGCTCGAGGTGGCCGTGGCGGAGCTCGCCACCGATGACGTCGTGCTGGTCCGCCCCGGAGGGAGGGTGCCGGTCGACGGGCAGATCGTGGACGGCGAGGCGCACCTGGACGAGTCGATGATCACCGGGGAGTCACGGGCGGTGCGCCGGGCGGCAGGGGACGCGGTCGTGGGCGGCACCGTCTCGACCGACAGCACGCTGCGCGTACGGGTGACCGCGGTCGGGCAGGACACCGCCCTGGCCGGCATCCAGCGGCTGGTCGCCGACGCCCAGGCGTCGAGCTCACGCGCGCAGGCGCTGGCCGACCGGGCCGCGGCGTTCTTGTTCTACTTCGCCCTGGCCGCCGGCGTGCTCACCTTCGCCGCGTGGCTGGTGTTCGGCGACACCGCCGACGCGGTCACGCGAACCGTCACGGTGCTGGTCATCGCCTGCCCCCACGCGCTGGGCCTGGCCATCCCGCTGGTGATCTCGATCTCCACCGAACGGGCCGCCCGCGCCGGCGTGCTGGTCAAGAACCGGCTGGCCCTGGAGCGGATGCGCACCGTCGACACGGTCCTGTTCGACAAGACCGGCACCCTGACCCAGGGCGCGCACGCCGTCACCGGCGCCGTCGCCACCAGCGGGGTGGACCAGACCGGGATGTTGGCCCTGGCCGCGGCGGCCGAGGCCGACAGCGAGCACCCGGTGGCGCGGGCGATCGTGCGCGTGGCCGGGCGCACGCCGGCGTCCGCCCGGGACTTCCGCGCCCTGCCGGGGCGCGGGGTGCAGGCCAGTGTCGACGGCCACGAGATCGTCGTGGGCGGACCGGCGCTGCTCGCCGAGCGGCAGTGGATCGCCCCGGCGGACGTGCAGGCCGCGACCCGGCCGTGGGTGGACCGGGGGGCGTCGGTGCTCCACATCGTGCGTGACGGGCAGGTCATCGGCGCGGTCGCGGTCGAGGACGCCATCCGCCCGGAGTCCCGCGAGACGGTCGCGGCGCTGCACGCCCGCGGTGTGTGGGTGGCGATGATCACCGGCGACGCCCAGCAGGTCGCCGACGCGGTCGCCGCCGAGCTGGGCATCGACGAGGTGTTCGCCCAGGTCCTGCCGACCGACAAGGACGCCAAGGTCAGCGAGCTGCAAGGCCGCGGGCACAAGGTCGCGATGGTCGGTGACGGCGTCAACGACGCACCTGCGCTGGCTCGAGCCGACGTCGGGATTGCGATCGGCGCCGGCACGGACGTCGCCGTGGAGTCCGCTGGGGTAGTCCTGGCCTCGGACGACCCCCGCGGGGTGGTGTCGGTGATCGTGCTGTCCCAGGCGTCGTACCGCAAGATGTGGCAGAACCTGGTCTGGGCGACCGGGTACAACCTCATCGCGGTACCCCTAGCCGCGGGCGTGCTCGCGTTCGCCGGGTTCGTCCTGTCACCGGCTGTCGGGGCGATCTTGATGTCCGCCTCGACCATGGTGGTCGCCGCCAACGCCCAGCTCCTGCGCCGCCTGGACCTGGACCCTGCCCGCGTCACCCAGCCCTGA
- a CDS encoding F510_1955 family glycosylhydrolase, whose product MDGLPSSHVHGVAVNPADGLVYLASHDGLFRYGPHGPERVGPVIDLMGFTVAGPDHFYSSGHPSPGVDLPAPLGLAESTDAGQTWQPLSRGGQSDFHALTASTASVVGYDGSVLRSTTDGQTWTELDAPVEPFALAASPDGRVLVATSGAGVYRSDDGGATWQQPQAPLLQYVAFADDTVAVGVTPDGNVARSEDAGQTWTQVGALGEPVAAVGAARGPDGGVGVVVVTADEVLKSADGGATFGPLTTG is encoded by the coding sequence GTGGACGGCCTGCCGAGCAGCCATGTCCACGGCGTAGCGGTCAACCCGGCCGACGGGCTGGTGTACCTGGCCAGCCATGACGGGCTGTTCCGGTACGGGCCGCACGGGCCCGAGCGGGTGGGACCGGTAATCGACCTGATGGGCTTCACAGTCGCGGGACCGGACCACTTCTACTCCTCCGGCCACCCCAGCCCCGGGGTGGACCTGCCGGCGCCGCTGGGGCTGGCCGAATCCACCGACGCCGGGCAGACCTGGCAGCCGCTCTCACGCGGTGGGCAGTCCGACTTCCATGCCCTGACCGCATCGACCGCATCGGTGGTCGGCTACGACGGTTCCGTGCTGCGCAGCACCACCGACGGGCAGACCTGGACCGAGCTGGACGCACCGGTCGAACCGTTCGCCCTGGCCGCATCTCCCGACGGCCGCGTGCTGGTGGCGACCAGCGGGGCGGGGGTGTACCGGTCCGACGACGGGGGCGCGACGTGGCAGCAGCCACAGGCACCGCTGTTGCAGTACGTGGCGTTCGCCGACGACACGGTGGCCGTGGGCGTCACCCCGGACGGGAACGTGGCGCGCAGCGAGGACGCCGGGCAGACGTGGACGCAGGTCGGTGCCCTGGGTGAGCCGGTCGCGGCCGTGGGCGCGGCCCGCGGCCCCGACGGAGGGGTCGGGGTGGTGGTGGTGACCGCGGATGAGGTGCTGAAGTCCGCGGATGGTGGGGCCACGTTCGGACCCCTGACGACCGGCTGA